In Nitrospirota bacterium, a single window of DNA contains:
- a CDS encoding response regulator, with protein sequence MTLLLDRPSQQTLLELKRILIVDDEEPIRRLLGYMLQTHGYETVLASDARDARVKLEEQPFALMLCDVNMPGESGMDLVRNILSQYPSTAVIMVTGLDSSVLANAALDIGAFGYIVKPFESNEVLIDVANALRRRRLEMENRLQRENLEDIVRTRTMALQQALEWLERSEKELRLSREETIQRLAIAAEYRDGATAQHIHRMSHYCELLARKYGLSAERCELIRTASPMHDIGKIGTPDHVLLKPGKFTPEEFDVISQHAEIGYRILDGSDAEILKVAALIAWTHHERWDGNGYPRKLKGEAIPIEGRIAAIADAFDALTTQRVYKPAFTLDHAVELMSKHRGEHFDPELLDIFFASMDDIKRIHDRYADPSSPGIVPES encoded by the coding sequence ATGACGCTACTTCTTGACCGACCAAGCCAGCAAACCCTACTTGAGCTCAAACGCATTTTGATCGTCGATGACGAAGAGCCCATCCGTCGGCTCTTGGGATATATGCTGCAGACCCACGGCTACGAAACGGTGCTGGCGTCCGATGCGCGCGACGCGCGCGTGAAACTGGAAGAACAACCTTTTGCCTTGATGTTGTGCGATGTGAATATGCCCGGCGAGTCGGGCATGGATCTGGTCCGTAATATCCTGAGCCAGTATCCCTCGACCGCCGTGATCATGGTGACCGGTCTCGATAGTTCCGTGCTGGCGAATGCGGCGTTAGACATCGGCGCATTCGGATACATCGTCAAGCCGTTTGAGTCCAATGAAGTCTTGATCGATGTCGCGAATGCACTCCGCCGCCGCCGGCTGGAGATGGAAAATCGTCTCCAACGAGAGAACCTCGAAGACATCGTGCGAACCAGGACGATGGCGCTGCAGCAAGCGCTCGAGTGGCTCGAACGTAGCGAAAAAGAATTACGCCTCTCGCGAGAAGAAACGATTCAACGGCTGGCCATCGCCGCAGAATACCGGGACGGCGCCACGGCCCAGCATATTCATCGCATGAGTCACTACTGCGAATTGCTCGCCAGGAAATACGGGCTCTCAGCGGAACGCTGTGAGTTAATCCGCACCGCCAGCCCGATGCATGACATCGGCAAGATCGGAACACCGGATCATGTGCTCCTGAAGCCCGGCAAGTTCACGCCGGAAGAGTTCGACGTGATCTCTCAACATGCAGAAATCGGCTATCGCATCCTCGACGGATCGGATGCGGAGATCCTCAAAGTAGCCGCCTTGATTGCCTGGACCCACCATGAACGCTGGGATGGAAATGGCTATCCACGGAAGCTCAAAGGCGAAGCGATTCCCATCGAAGGACGGATCGCCGCCATTGCCGATGCGTTCGATGCACTCACCACACAACGGGTCTACAAGCCGGCTTTCACCCTAGACCACGCCGTCGAGCTCATGAGCAAACATCGAGGCGAACACTTCGACCCCGAGCTGCTCGATATCTTCTTTGCTTCGATGGACGACATCAAACGCATTCACGACCGGTATGCCGACCCTTCATCGCCCGGAATCGTTCCCGAATCATAA
- the rph gene encoding ribonuclease PH → MSSVAGLLRVDGRRKDQLRPVKVTRNFIKHAEGSVLIEMGDTKVICTASIEEKVPPFLKGKGQGWVTAEYSMLPRSTHDRSPREAVKGKQSGRTLEIQRLVGRALRAVTDMGQMGERSIWLDCDVIQADGGTRTASITGAFIALADAFSSLKKKGLIKKRPLTDYLAAISVGKVGGEILLDLAYTEDSMADVDMNVVMTGQGRYVEVQGTAERTPFAKSEMDEFMAVGWSGIQTLTALQRDLIGELE, encoded by the coding sequence ATGAGCAGTGTAGCAGGATTATTACGTGTCGATGGGCGGCGAAAAGATCAATTGCGTCCGGTAAAGGTCACGCGAAATTTCATTAAGCATGCCGAAGGATCTGTGTTAATTGAAATGGGCGATACCAAAGTCATTTGTACGGCTTCGATCGAAGAGAAAGTGCCTCCCTTTCTGAAAGGGAAAGGGCAAGGATGGGTCACGGCAGAGTATTCGATGCTCCCTCGTTCGACCCACGACCGGTCTCCGCGTGAAGCGGTCAAAGGCAAGCAAAGCGGTAGAACGTTAGAAATTCAACGTCTTGTCGGGCGAGCCCTCCGTGCGGTGACCGATATGGGGCAGATGGGAGAACGGTCGATCTGGCTCGATTGCGACGTGATCCAAGCAGACGGCGGGACCAGAACCGCCTCCATTACGGGAGCCTTTATTGCCTTGGCCGATGCCTTCTCTTCACTCAAGAAGAAGGGGCTGATTAAGAAACGTCCATTGACGGACTATCTGGCCGCGATCAGCGTTGGGAAAGTGGGCGGGGAAATCCTGCTCGATCTGGCCTATACAGAAGACTCGATGGCCGATGTCGATATGAATGTCGTCATGACGGGACAGGGGCGCTATGTCGAAGTGCAAGGCACCGCAGAACGGACCCCCTTTGCCAAATCGGAAATGGATGAGTTCATGGCGGTGGGATGGAGCGGGATTCAGACCCTCACCGCGCTACAGAGGGATCTGATCGGGGAATTGGAATAG
- a CDS encoding XTP/dITP diphosphatase, whose protein sequence is MREVVLATRNRHKAIELVALLRDLGITIRSLDEFPDAPDVVEDGTTCEANAIKKARAIAEFTGLPAVADDTGLEVDALGGRPGVYAARYAGEDATYDDNCRKLLRELTGVPRERRTTRFLTVAALALPSGEVRVAQGTLDGTITEEASGTVGFGYDPVFFVPELGKTLAQISVEQKNTISHRAKAFTQMRDILKELNSECSVLSQCKDA, encoded by the coding sequence ATCCGTGAAGTGGTGCTCGCCACTCGCAACCGGCATAAAGCCATAGAACTCGTCGCGCTCCTACGTGATCTTGGTATCACGATACGCAGCCTCGATGAGTTTCCCGATGCACCGGACGTGGTCGAAGATGGGACCACGTGCGAAGCCAATGCGATCAAGAAAGCGCGTGCCATTGCCGAGTTCACAGGGTTGCCGGCGGTCGCCGACGATACGGGACTCGAAGTGGACGCACTCGGTGGGCGGCCCGGTGTCTATGCCGCCCGGTATGCCGGCGAAGACGCCACCTACGACGACAATTGCAGGAAGTTGCTGCGAGAGTTGACGGGCGTGCCTCGTGAACGACGAACCACTCGCTTTCTCACTGTTGCAGCCCTCGCCCTTCCATCGGGCGAAGTACGAGTGGCGCAGGGCACGCTGGACGGCACGATCACAGAAGAGGCGAGCGGTACGGTGGGGTTCGGATACGATCCAGTGTTCTTCGTTCCAGAACTCGGCAAAACCTTGGCGCAGATCTCGGTAGAACAAAAAAACACCATCAGTCATCGCGCCAAAGCTTTCACGCAGATGCGCGACATTCTGAAAGAGCTGAATTCTGAGTGCTCAGTGCTGAGCCAGTGCAAGGATGCTTGA
- the ndk gene encoding nucleoside-diphosphate kinase, whose protein sequence is MSERTLAIIKPDAVKKHAIGDIIASYEKAGLTPVAIRMMQFSKSTAEGFYAVHKARPFFDSLCTFMSSGPVVVLTLQGDNAIKKNRDLMGATDPAKAEAGTIRKAHGANIEFNAVHGSDSPETAKFEVSYFFPETDLVK, encoded by the coding sequence ATGAGTGAACGAACATTAGCGATTATCAAGCCGGATGCAGTCAAGAAGCATGCGATTGGCGACATTATTGCCAGCTATGAAAAGGCCGGTCTGACGCCAGTGGCCATCCGCATGATGCAGTTTTCGAAATCAACGGCCGAGGGGTTCTATGCCGTGCATAAGGCCCGTCCATTTTTCGACAGCCTCTGCACGTTCATGTCGTCCGGTCCGGTCGTGGTGCTTACCCTGCAAGGCGACAACGCCATCAAGAAGAACCGTGACCTGATGGGTGCGACCGATCCAGCCAAGGCCGAAGCTGGCACGATTCGCAAGGCGCATGGCGCGAATATCGAGTTCAATGCGGTGCATGGATCCGATTCGCCGGAGACAGCGAAGTTTGAGGTCTCCTATTTCTTCCCAGAAACAGACCTCGTCAAATAA
- a CDS encoding tetratricopeptide repeat protein, translating to MLCVVLSGCAGLAHQFPASSPSVASGADPALDAQTKLLESAYRAFVQERYPLAAVLFQRFVDSNPNSPRLSEARWWLARSNEERGDLPAALSVYRTVVGAAPPSVPLAGTYAFHALNRLDTFRRSFGSTSLLERRQVALWLSNLDWLMASDAGVWIAQLADAGVTSLILEAGASGPMGIFGQTTKAPVVADRFKTIVPVAHAKGMAVLASLNLHEPDWMAVSPERRTVIANGISQQAGSIDILQPDYQRAVGEVAQDLLRTDIDGLVVGARRARGFAEEWSPMSRRQFEGMFGLSLDSRDQPVSPDAWRWAGWKTRTYLGFLAQLTRQLRQTRPGFVTAVAVHEQAVLSPAEALTDYGEDLLETKQRGLHVIVQPEPISPERSNEPGAGMERVRQRLALTFGDERQLWMGMALGASDPASLVAAVQASIAATVGQAGPHLLLMNGPAIP from the coding sequence GTGCTGTGTGTGGTTCTTTCCGGGTGCGCCGGTCTGGCGCACCAGTTTCCCGCTTCATCGCCGTCTGTTGCGTCCGGTGCCGATCCGGCACTGGACGCCCAGACCAAGCTTCTTGAATCCGCCTATCGGGCCTTTGTGCAAGAGCGGTATCCGCTGGCTGCTGTGCTTTTCCAACGATTCGTCGACTCCAATCCCAACTCTCCCAGGTTGAGTGAAGCGCGCTGGTGGCTTGCACGTTCCAATGAGGAGCGCGGGGATCTCCCGGCTGCGCTGTCGGTCTATCGCACGGTGGTCGGGGCGGCGCCGCCATCTGTTCCGCTCGCCGGCACTTATGCTTTTCATGCGCTCAATCGGCTGGACACCTTTCGCCGGAGTTTCGGCTCGACCTCTTTATTGGAACGGCGGCAGGTTGCGCTCTGGTTGTCGAATCTGGACTGGCTCATGGCGTCTGATGCCGGGGTCTGGATTGCGCAGCTCGCCGACGCCGGTGTGACATCGTTGATTCTCGAGGCTGGGGCGTCAGGCCCGATGGGGATATTTGGTCAAACCACCAAGGCTCCGGTTGTCGCGGATCGGTTCAAGACGATCGTGCCGGTCGCCCATGCCAAGGGGATGGCGGTCTTGGCGTCGCTCAATCTCCATGAGCCTGACTGGATGGCGGTGAGTCCTGAGCGGCGTACGGTCATAGCCAACGGCATAAGCCAGCAGGCCGGTTCTATCGATATACTCCAGCCCGATTATCAGCGTGCCGTCGGGGAAGTCGCGCAGGATTTGTTGCGCACCGACATCGATGGGCTAGTGGTGGGGGCGAGGAGGGCTCGGGGGTTCGCCGAAGAATGGAGCCCGATGTCGCGACGGCAGTTCGAAGGGATGTTTGGTCTTTCGCTCGATAGCCGGGACCAACCGGTCTCGCCGGATGCCTGGCGCTGGGCCGGGTGGAAGACGAGGACCTATCTTGGGTTTCTTGCACAACTCACCCGTCAGTTGCGTCAGACGAGACCGGGGTTTGTAACGGCGGTGGCTGTGCATGAGCAGGCGGTGCTCTCACCGGCGGAGGCATTGACGGACTATGGAGAAGATCTGCTCGAGACCAAGCAACGAGGGTTACATGTCATCGTTCAGCCGGAGCCGATTTCGCCTGAGCGATCGAATGAGCCAGGGGCCGGGATGGAGCGGGTGCGACAACGATTGGCGCTGACGTTCGGAGATGAACGGCAACTCTGGATGGGCATGGCCCTGGGTGCTTCGGACCCAGCCTCGTTGGTCGCAGCGGTGCAAGCCTCCATTGCGGCAACAGTTGGGCAGGCCGGTCCTCATTTGTTGCTGATGAACGGACCGGCGATTCCTTGA
- the gcvH gene encoding glycine cleavage system protein GcvH codes for MIPKDLRYHQEHEWVRVSGLQATVGISHFAQDALGDIVFIDMPKPGAVVKAGQQIGEVESTKTTSTIYTPVSGTIAKINVDLKDHPEVVNSDPYGKGWMVLIDLSNAGEVEGLMTAAQYEAFLSTQKH; via the coding sequence ATGATTCCGAAAGATCTCCGGTACCACCAAGAGCATGAATGGGTGCGCGTGAGCGGCTTGCAGGCCACGGTAGGCATCAGTCATTTTGCCCAGGATGCGTTGGGCGATATTGTCTTCATCGATATGCCGAAGCCCGGCGCCGTCGTCAAGGCGGGGCAGCAGATCGGCGAAGTGGAATCGACCAAGACAACCTCCACGATCTACACACCTGTAAGCGGCACCATTGCCAAGATCAATGTCGACTTGAAGGATCACCCGGAAGTCGTGAACTCCGATCCCTATGGCAAGGGCTGGATGGTGCTGATCGATCTCTCCAATGCGGGCGAAGTCGAGGGACTGATGACGGCAGCCCAGTACGAGGCCTTTCTCTCCACGCAAAAGCATTGA
- the lpdA gene encoding dihydrolipoyl dehydrogenase, whose product MSKHIVIVGAGPGGYVAAIRAAQLGARVTVIESHALGGVCLNWGCIPSKALLSVVELGDKVKKAEDMGLLVQGPVSYDLAKMVARKNKVVASLVKGIATLFKAWNIEQMQGTGSIRARQTVTVTAADGSVRDIQADAIVVATGSSWPNLLQFPIDGQQLLTSQHLLDLDRIPASLLILGAGVEGCEFAALYSGLGTAVTIVELMPRVLSLEDEDISSTMERELKKRGVTVETGTTVEKLERSPTAVTAHLKDGSQVVAEKLLVSVGRGFNSKGIGLEQVGVQTGRRGEILVNDRMETTVPGIYAIGDVVGKVMLAHVASAQGKVAVENIMGHETTVRYDVIPAGIFTLPEIGRVGITEQQARERAQAAGQNPDETIQVGRFRYAGLGKAQSTGDTTGLFKVIAESPSGKILGVHILGAHAADLVHEAALAMQVGATVTQMAEMIHAHPTLAEGLMEAAEDVEGKAIHQARKRMPS is encoded by the coding sequence ATGTCTAAGCACATCGTCATTGTCGGCGCCGGGCCTGGCGGGTATGTCGCGGCGATTCGCGCAGCCCAGCTGGGTGCCCGGGTCACGGTCATCGAATCCCACGCGCTTGGCGGCGTCTGCTTGAATTGGGGCTGCATTCCCAGCAAGGCCCTCCTCTCGGTCGTCGAACTTGGCGACAAAGTCAAAAAAGCTGAAGACATGGGGCTGCTCGTTCAAGGACCGGTCTCGTACGATCTTGCTAAGATGGTCGCCCGAAAGAATAAAGTCGTGGCGTCACTCGTGAAGGGCATTGCCACACTCTTCAAGGCCTGGAACATCGAGCAGATGCAGGGGACTGGTTCAATACGCGCCCGGCAGACGGTGACGGTGACTGCTGCCGATGGGTCGGTGCGGGATATTCAGGCCGATGCCATTGTGGTGGCGACCGGATCGTCCTGGCCTAATCTGCTGCAGTTTCCAATCGACGGACAGCAGTTGCTCACGAGCCAACATCTCCTGGATCTCGATCGTATTCCTGCGAGTTTGCTGATCCTCGGCGCTGGTGTTGAAGGCTGTGAGTTTGCTGCCCTCTATAGCGGTCTTGGTACTGCGGTCACGATCGTGGAATTGATGCCACGCGTCTTGTCCCTGGAAGATGAGGATATCTCCTCGACGATGGAGCGGGAGTTGAAGAAGCGCGGGGTCACGGTTGAGACCGGAACCACTGTAGAGAAATTGGAGCGGTCACCGACGGCTGTCACCGCTCATTTGAAAGACGGCTCACAGGTTGTGGCGGAGAAGCTGCTGGTATCCGTAGGGCGAGGGTTTAATAGCAAAGGCATCGGACTGGAGCAGGTCGGGGTGCAGACGGGACGGCGAGGAGAGATTCTCGTGAACGACCGGATGGAAACGACGGTGCCGGGGATTTATGCGATCGGCGACGTGGTCGGTAAGGTGATGTTGGCGCACGTGGCCTCGGCTCAGGGAAAAGTGGCAGTCGAAAATATCATGGGTCATGAGACGACTGTTCGCTATGACGTCATTCCTGCCGGAATTTTTACCCTGCCGGAAATCGGTCGTGTCGGTATCACGGAGCAGCAGGCGCGCGAACGGGCCCAGGCTGCCGGGCAGAACCCGGACGAGACCATTCAGGTCGGACGTTTTCGCTATGCCGGCTTGGGGAAGGCGCAGTCGACAGGGGATACGACCGGTTTGTTTAAGGTCATTGCCGAGTCGCCGAGCGGAAAAATTCTCGGCGTACATATCCTTGGCGCCCATGCGGCCGACCTGGTGCATGAAGCAGCCTTGGCGATGCAAGTCGGCGCGACAGTGACTCAAATGGCCGAGATGATCCATGCCCATCCGACGCTGGCCGAAGGGTTGATGGAAGCGGCGGAGGATGTCGAAGGCAAAGCGATTCATCAGGCGCGAAAGCGGATGCCGTCATGA
- a CDS encoding helix-hairpin-helix domain-containing protein — protein MMQSLLIKLGMFAVTMAVVFWIGWTLPTSFDRDHDLAAKSFEGLQSANTLSREPVAAVSLAPATLTPDPQAMAPASRRSHLGLLDLNRATEQDFDALPGIGPKLAERIMAHRQSVGAFRSLDELRAVKGIGKKKFERIRPLVTVTPEASSLDRGKKAT, from the coding sequence ATGATGCAGTCCCTTCTCATCAAGCTCGGGATGTTCGCCGTGACGATGGCCGTCGTCTTCTGGATCGGCTGGACACTGCCGACCTCATTCGATCGGGACCATGATCTTGCCGCGAAATCGTTCGAAGGGTTGCAGTCTGCCAATACACTAAGCCGTGAACCAGTTGCTGCGGTGAGTCTAGCCCCTGCGACCTTGACGCCAGATCCGCAGGCCATGGCTCCCGCGTCGAGACGATCTCACCTGGGGCTCCTCGATCTGAACCGCGCAACGGAACAGGACTTCGATGCCTTGCCGGGGATCGGTCCCAAGTTGGCGGAACGGATCATGGCGCATCGGCAATCGGTGGGAGCCTTTCGCTCGCTCGACGAATTGCGAGCCGTCAAAGGGATTGGGAAAAAGAAGTTTGAACGAATTCGTCCATTGGTCACGGTGACGCCCGAGGCCTCATCTTTGGACAGAGGGAAGAAAGCGACATGA
- the tyrS gene encoding tyrosine--tRNA ligase yields the protein MSELSRQLDLILRGVVEVIQRAELESKLTRSLKENRPLRVKAGFDPTAPDLHLGHTVLIHKLKHFQELGHQVIFLIGDFTGMIGDPTGQSDTRVALSKEKVLENAKTYERQIFKILDPAKTLVEFNSRWMGTMTAEGLIHLSAHSSVARMLERDDFHKRYHEQKPISIHEFMYPLVQGYDSVALKSDIELGGTDQKFNLLMGRELQRDYGQEPQVVITMPLLEGTDGVKKMSKSQGNYIALEDAPNDMFGKLMSVTDALMLRYYELLTTEDLAGVKAAHPMEAKQALAAMIVARYHGAEAGQQARAAFQQKFSEREFPAEPDVRLTLTLADLREGQTIGLVDLVAKTGLVPSKSEARRLIIQGGLEVDEQKQSDANAVLSIVTGKAYRLKVGRRKFALVEFKG from the coding sequence ATGAGTGAACTCTCCCGTCAACTAGATCTGATTCTCCGTGGAGTGGTGGAGGTCATTCAACGGGCTGAACTTGAATCGAAGCTGACTAGGTCGTTAAAAGAGAACCGTCCGCTCCGTGTGAAAGCCGGCTTCGATCCGACCGCGCCGGATCTGCATCTGGGTCATACGGTCTTGATCCACAAGCTTAAGCACTTTCAGGAGTTGGGGCACCAAGTTATTTTCTTGATCGGTGATTTCACCGGGATGATCGGGGATCCGACCGGCCAATCCGATACGCGGGTCGCGCTGTCGAAAGAAAAAGTCTTGGAGAATGCCAAGACCTACGAGCGGCAGATCTTTAAGATTCTCGACCCTGCCAAGACTCTGGTGGAGTTCAATAGCCGCTGGATGGGTACGATGACCGCGGAAGGGTTGATCCATCTGAGTGCGCATAGCAGTGTCGCGCGGATGCTGGAGCGGGACGATTTTCACAAACGGTATCACGAGCAGAAGCCGATCAGTATCCACGAGTTCATGTATCCCCTCGTGCAGGGCTACGATTCCGTGGCGCTCAAGTCCGATATCGAGCTGGGCGGGACCGATCAAAAGTTCAATCTGTTGATGGGGCGAGAGTTGCAGCGAGATTATGGCCAGGAGCCTCAAGTGGTCATCACGATGCCGTTGCTCGAAGGCACGGATGGCGTCAAAAAGATGAGCAAGAGCCAGGGGAACTACATTGCGTTGGAAGATGCCCCGAACGACATGTTCGGCAAGCTCATGTCCGTCACCGATGCATTGATGCTCCGGTACTACGAGCTGCTCACCACGGAAGACTTGGCTGGAGTAAAGGCCGCACATCCGATGGAGGCGAAACAGGCACTCGCGGCGATGATCGTGGCCCGGTATCACGGGGCAGAGGCTGGCCAACAGGCAAGGGCGGCCTTTCAACAGAAATTTTCAGAGCGAGAGTTTCCCGCAGAGCCGGACGTGCGCTTGACCCTGACCCTGGCTGATCTGCGCGAGGGCCAGACGATCGGTTTGGTCGATCTGGTCGCCAAGACAGGGTTGGTTCCGAGCAAGAGCGAAGCCAGACGATTGATCATTCAGGGTGGGTTAGAGGTCGATGAACAGAAGCAGAGCGATGCCAATGCGGTCTTGTCGATCGTGACAGGAAAAGCCTATCGACTGAAGGTTGGTCGGCGAAAGTTTGCACTGGTTGAATTCAAGGGATAG
- the rpmB gene encoding 50S ribosomal protein L28 has translation MAFTCDLCDKRRQSGNNISHANNKTKRIFKPNLQPVRALIDGQPKRLRVCTRCLRSGKVIKAV, from the coding sequence GTGGCATTTACATGCGACCTCTGCGACAAACGACGCCAATCCGGCAATAACATCAGTCACGCCAATAACAAGACCAAGCGGATCTTCAAGCCCAACCTCCAGCCAGTCAGGGCCTTGATCGACGGTCAGCCAAAGCGCCTTCGAGTCTGCACTCGCTGCCTTCGCAGCGGCAAAGTCATCAAAGCCGTATAA
- a CDS encoding SemiSWEET transporter — translation MTGIDLLGFAAGTLTTCAFWPQLQKTWISKSAGDVSLGMLAIFTSGVGLWFLYGLVLQSWPIILTNAVTLILTGAILVLKIRFRTSGG, via the coding sequence ATGACCGGAATCGATCTGTTGGGTTTTGCGGCAGGGACGTTGACGACCTGTGCTTTCTGGCCCCAGCTGCAGAAGACATGGATCTCGAAGTCTGCGGGTGATGTCTCGCTGGGCATGCTGGCGATTTTCACCTCAGGCGTTGGGCTCTGGTTTCTCTATGGACTGGTGCTTCAGTCCTGGCCGATTATTTTGACCAATGCTGTGACGCTGATACTGACGGGGGCGATATTAGTACTCAAGATTCGGTTTAGGACTAGCGGCGGTTAG
- a CDS encoding cobalamin-binding protein, with the protein MARRQQGILTGMPFMANVSARAYVDDAGRRIYFAKPPARIVSLAPSITEMLFAMEAGEQLVGVTDFCDYPPEALTKPKVGYSNPNLETLVALQPDLVVAPNDFLKPDIIVKLEQLKIPVFILADKNVEGIFVHIQTLGRIVGHSAKADTVAMQLRHQVAAIQQRVQGMAPVRMLYVLNSQPLITVGPGSFIDQLIGMAGGVNVAAKSVTPYPRLSMESVLQEDPEVLVFPVGKAEGISESEQQTWRQWTTMTAVKRSRLHQISADWLNRPGPRIAQGLESLAAILHPDNTPGSRTER; encoded by the coding sequence ATGGCACGTCGACAGCAGGGCATCCTCACCGGCATGCCGTTTATGGCGAACGTCTCGGCACGCGCCTATGTCGATGATGCGGGTCGCCGCATATATTTTGCCAAACCTCCCGCGCGAATCGTCTCACTGGCGCCCAGCATCACGGAAATGCTGTTTGCCATGGAGGCGGGGGAGCAGCTCGTCGGCGTCACAGACTTTTGCGACTATCCACCCGAAGCTCTGACAAAGCCTAAAGTCGGCTACTCCAATCCGAACTTGGAAACGTTGGTGGCGCTCCAGCCTGATCTGGTAGTGGCGCCCAACGATTTTCTCAAACCCGATATCATCGTCAAGCTTGAGCAGCTGAAGATCCCAGTATTTATCTTGGCAGACAAGAACGTCGAGGGGATTTTCGTTCACATTCAAACGCTTGGACGGATTGTCGGACATTCGGCAAAAGCCGATACCGTTGCCATGCAGCTTCGACATCAGGTGGCTGCGATCCAGCAGCGTGTTCAGGGAATGGCTCCAGTGCGGATGCTCTATGTGTTGAACAGCCAACCTTTGATCACTGTCGGGCCGGGCAGTTTCATCGATCAGCTCATTGGAATGGCCGGAGGCGTCAATGTCGCGGCCAAGAGCGTTACGCCCTATCCGCGGCTTAGTATGGAGTCTGTGCTCCAAGAGGATCCTGAAGTGTTGGTGTTTCCTGTCGGCAAAGCGGAAGGCATCTCAGAGAGCGAGCAGCAGACCTGGCGCCAGTGGACGACGATGACGGCGGTGAAGCGCAGCAGACTTCACCAGATTTCTGCCGATTGGTTGAACCGGCCTGGTCCGCGCATCGCCCAGGGACTTGAGTCGCTCGCCGCAATTTTACATCCGGATAACACGCCGGGCAGTCGAACCGAACGATAA
- a CDS encoding iron ABC transporter permease translates to MADIVASWAQAGAVLTVQRWVVVIGGLLLASLAVLLLCLQFGATSVGMGTVATAIARLLRGDEAGSPSLATSEIIMVQIRFPRVLMGFLVGASLAAVGVTLQALLRNPLADPYVLGVSSGSALGVSVAILFGIGSTFMLLPVLPLFGFAGGLLALVLIYRLAQSKGRLPVHSLLLAGVILNAILTAFIMFITSIMEPNRSAGLMAWLMGSLTAPGYPALGVFLMYVVLVLGVLMHKAQSLNVLTLGEETARSLGIETEGVKKQLFVLTALLTGAIVSVSGMIGFVGMVVPHAVRLLIGSDHRLLLPASALVGGMFLSLADTIARTIMSPAEIPVGIVTALAGGPFFLYLLLWRKDRML, encoded by the coding sequence ATGGCAGATATCGTGGCATCATGGGCGCAGGCCGGCGCGGTGTTGACCGTCCAGCGATGGGTGGTAGTGATCGGTGGACTGCTGCTGGCGAGCCTGGCCGTGTTGCTGCTCTGTCTGCAATTCGGCGCCACGTCGGTCGGCATGGGAACGGTCGCGACGGCGATCGCGCGTCTGTTGCGCGGGGATGAGGCCGGCTCTCCAAGTCTGGCGACTTCCGAGATTATTATGGTGCAGATTCGTTTTCCGCGAGTGCTCATGGGTTTTCTCGTGGGGGCCAGTTTGGCGGCGGTCGGTGTCACGCTTCAAGCCCTGCTGAGAAATCCGTTAGCCGATCCCTATGTATTGGGTGTGTCGAGCGGATCCGCTCTGGGCGTTTCGGTGGCGATTCTGTTTGGCATCGGTTCCACCTTCATGCTGCTGCCGGTGCTCCCGCTCTTTGGATTTGCCGGAGGCCTGCTGGCACTGGTGTTGATCTATCGGCTGGCGCAGTCAAAAGGCCGGTTGCCGGTTCATAGCCTGTTGCTGGCTGGCGTGATTTTGAATGCCATTCTGACGGCCTTTATCATGTTCATCACATCAATCATGGAGCCGAACCGTTCAGCGGGACTGATGGCCTGGCTGATGGGATCGCTGACCGCGCCGGGGTATCCGGCATTAGGCGTCTTTTTGATGTATGTCGTGTTGGTCCTCGGGGTTCTCATGCACAAGGCCCAGTCGCTCAATGTGCTCACGTTGGGCGAAGAAACAGCTCGCTCACTGGGTATAGAGACTGAGGGGGTGAAGAAGCAGCTCTTTGTGCTCACGGCACTCCTGACCGGTGCGATTGTGTCGGTGAGCGGCATGATCGGGTTCGTCGGGATGGTGGTGCCTCATGCGGTGCGGCTGCTCATCGGATCGGATCATCGGCTGTTGCTGCCTGCGTCGGCGTTAGTCGGAGGCATGTTTCTCTCCCTGGCCGATACGATCGCCCGGACGATTATGTCTCCCGCGGAAATACCGGTGGGCATTGTGACGGCGCTCGCCGGTGGCCCATTTTTCCTCTATCTTCTTCTCTGGCGAAAAGATCGGATGTTGTGA